From the genome of Gemmatimonadales bacterium, one region includes:
- a CDS encoding sodium:solute symporter: protein MARGQRSATDYFLGARNLPAWSVMLSIVATETSALTVISVPAIGATSDLTFLQLPIGYLFGRIGIALWLLPGYFRGEQETAYARLETRFGAPTRRMLSLVFLVTRFLADGVRVFAGAIPLALLTGWSIPASILAMGAITLLYTWIGGIKAVIWADVIQLCVYVAGGIASLMIATHLAGGPAHAWSLASAAGKLRVFDFHLSLTAPYTFLGGVLGGALLSAASHGTDHLIVQRLLATKSLRDARVAIIGSGVLVIGQFLLFLLVGVALWASGNAPVGVGPDKLFAEFVLHHLPVGLSGLVIAGILAAAMGSHSSAISALASSLTYDQYASWTGERDPDKLLRVGRIVSFVWGTALIVAAIGVNRWTADTNTPVVVLALSIASVTYGALLGAYILSGAGRRFEGRDVIAGTSIAMAVMLVTIFAARLAAAGITWLAPLGRLSFPWYVPMGMVLTLLAAGASSVALPRQRTAS, encoded by the coding sequence ATGGCGCGGGGCCAGCGATCGGCGACCGACTATTTCCTCGGAGCACGCAATCTCCCTGCGTGGAGCGTGATGCTGTCGATCGTCGCCACCGAGACGTCGGCGCTGACGGTAATCTCGGTGCCGGCGATCGGTGCCACGAGCGACCTCACCTTCCTCCAGCTGCCGATCGGGTATCTCTTCGGCCGGATCGGCATCGCACTCTGGCTCCTCCCGGGGTACTTCCGCGGCGAGCAGGAGACCGCGTACGCGCGGCTGGAAACTCGCTTCGGCGCTCCGACGCGACGGATGCTCTCGCTGGTCTTCCTGGTGACGCGCTTCCTGGCGGACGGCGTGCGGGTCTTTGCCGGCGCGATTCCGCTCGCGCTCCTGACCGGATGGAGCATCCCGGCGTCGATCCTCGCGATGGGGGCGATCACGCTGCTCTATACCTGGATCGGCGGGATCAAGGCGGTGATCTGGGCCGACGTGATCCAGTTGTGCGTCTACGTTGCGGGCGGCATCGCCTCGCTGATGATCGCCACGCATCTCGCCGGGGGCCCGGCGCACGCCTGGTCGCTGGCAAGTGCCGCGGGCAAGCTGCGGGTCTTCGACTTTCATCTCTCGCTCACCGCACCGTACACCTTCCTCGGCGGCGTGCTCGGCGGCGCGCTCCTGTCGGCGGCATCGCACGGCACCGACCACCTGATCGTGCAGCGCCTCCTCGCGACGAAATCGCTGCGAGACGCGCGGGTGGCCATTATCGGATCGGGCGTCCTCGTGATCGGCCAGTTTCTCCTCTTCCTCCTGGTTGGTGTGGCGCTCTGGGCGTCGGGGAACGCACCGGTCGGCGTCGGACCGGACAAGCTCTTCGCCGAATTCGTGCTCCATCACTTGCCGGTCGGACTCTCCGGGCTCGTGATCGCGGGAATTCTTGCTGCTGCGATGGGGTCGCATTCGTCGGCCATCAGCGCTCTGGCGTCGTCGCTGACTTACGATCAGTACGCGTCGTGGACCGGGGAGCGGGATCCCGACAAACTCCTGCGCGTGGGCCGCATCGTGTCGTTCGTCTGGGGGACCGCGCTCATCGTCGCAGCCATCGGCGTCAACCGCTGGACCGCCGATACGAACACGCCGGTGGTGGTCCTCGCACTGTCGATCGCCTCGGTGACGTATGGCGCGCTGCTCGGAGCGTACATTCTGAGCGGCGCGGGGAGACGATTCGAAGGGCGAGACGTGATCGCCGGAACATCGATTGCGATGGCGGTGATGCTGGTGACGATCTTTGCGGCGCGGCTCGCCGCTGCGGGGATCACCTGGCTGGCACCGCTCGGGAGGTTGTCGTTCCCATGGTACGTGCCGATGGGGATGGTGCTGACGTTGCTCGCCGCCGGTGCATCGAGTGTCGCGTTGCCGCGGCAGCGGACTGCTTCGTGA
- a CDS encoding AIM24 family protein codes for MERPYLLATSKTEQIHAGITYHLDGELVPALTVELDAGQSIFFEHHILLWKHPALQITVRPMKGALKRMIAGMQIFITEATGPGQIAFSRDGVGHIAAIHMGSGSEVHVREHQFLAATGNVDYTFERVKGIANMLVGGTGFFIDKFHLTRGEGILWLHGYGNIFEKNLEPGEAIDVEPGGWLYKDPSVRMETVMQRLSTGLLAGANIVMNRFTGPGRVALQSMYVHYGEGGGDSSPNVGLAGLAGGIIGALSRD; via the coding sequence ATGGAGCGGCCGTACCTGCTGGCCACCAGCAAGACCGAGCAGATCCACGCCGGTATCACCTATCATCTCGATGGCGAGCTCGTCCCCGCGCTCACGGTCGAGCTCGACGCCGGACAGTCGATCTTCTTCGAGCACCACATCCTCCTCTGGAAGCATCCCGCGCTGCAGATCACGGTGCGGCCGATGAAGGGGGCGCTCAAGCGGATGATCGCCGGGATGCAGATCTTCATCACCGAAGCGACCGGGCCCGGGCAGATCGCCTTCTCGCGCGACGGCGTCGGTCACATCGCCGCCATTCACATGGGGAGCGGCAGCGAAGTGCACGTCCGCGAACATCAGTTTCTCGCCGCGACCGGCAACGTCGACTACACCTTCGAGCGGGTGAAGGGGATCGCCAACATGCTCGTCGGCGGCACCGGCTTCTTCATCGACAAATTCCATCTCACGCGCGGCGAGGGAATCCTCTGGCTGCACGGGTACGGCAACATTTTCGAGAAGAATCTTGAGCCGGGGGAGGCGATCGATGTTGAACCAGGTGGCTGGCTCTACAAGGATCCGAGCGTGCGGATGGAAACGGTGATGCAGCGGCTCTCGACCGGCCTCCTCGCCGGCGCGAATATCGTGATGAACCGGTTCACCGGTCCCGGTCGCGTGGCGCTGCAATCGATGTACGTGCATTACGGCGAAGGCGGCGGTGACTCCTCCCCAAACGTCGGGCTCGCCGGACTCGCCGGCGGGATCATCGGCGCATTGAGTCGCGACTGA
- a CDS encoding iron-sulfur cluster assembly accessory protein has product MSDTALTVQALPDGFVLNLTDAAAAEVQKFIVAEKVPAETGGLRISVLPGGCSGFKYSLNIEDKSADDDMTAELNGVRVFVDAFSAQYLAGVTIDYVTAMQGSGFTFSNPNATGGCGCGSSFTA; this is encoded by the coding sequence ATGAGTGACACGGCACTGACCGTCCAGGCGCTTCCCGATGGCTTCGTCCTGAACTTGACCGACGCCGCCGCGGCCGAGGTGCAGAAGTTCATCGTTGCCGAAAAGGTCCCCGCCGAAACCGGTGGCCTCAGGATTTCGGTACTCCCGGGCGGCTGTTCGGGGTTCAAGTACTCGCTCAACATCGAGGACAAGAGCGCCGACGACGACATGACGGCGGAGCTCAACGGGGTGCGAGTCTTCGTCGACGCGTTCTCGGCGCAGTATCTCGCGGGCGTGACGATCGATTACGTCACGGCGATGCAAGGGAGCGGATTTACCTTCAGCAATCCCAATGCGACCGGTGGCTGCGGGTGCGGGAGCAGCTTCACCGCCTGA
- a CDS encoding serine hydrolase domain-containing protein, which produces MTRNRLLPLVLAAGACGRATPLPRTDPIPVSASLAAELEPAARTLDSAIAAGAAPGAVLAVSYRGAHFEHAIGQLGVDDPRPPDGRTLYDMASLTKVIATTTLAMMAVEEHRIALDSPVVHYLPAFALGKGEKRAVTVRNLLLHDAGFPADPVPPLWMGPRGRDGAIARALAANLDTVPGARYVYSDLSAITLAAILESVYHERLDRLFAERVTGPLGLPRMRFLPPGAWRDNIAPTEIEKLPFRGDSALRGTVHDENAWWLDGVSGHAGLFSDADDALRFGEWALAGSLGEHVTGTLQPPAEFASWTVRQNQPAGSSRAIGWDTPSGISSAGHYMSARSFGHTGFTGTSIWIDPEHQVVIVLLTNRVNPTRNTPKFGQIRGVVADAVMRSLFPDIQPR; this is translated from the coding sequence GTGACCCGAAACCGCCTGCTGCCGCTGGTGCTGGCGGCCGGTGCGTGTGGCCGCGCGACCCCGCTTCCCCGAACCGATCCGATTCCGGTCAGCGCGTCGCTCGCGGCCGAGCTCGAGCCGGCGGCCCGGACGCTCGATTCGGCGATTGCCGCGGGTGCGGCGCCGGGAGCGGTGCTCGCCGTGTCGTATCGCGGCGCGCATTTCGAGCACGCGATCGGGCAGCTCGGAGTGGATGACCCACGTCCGCCGGATGGACGCACCCTGTACGACATGGCATCGCTGACCAAGGTGATCGCGACCACGACGCTGGCAATGATGGCAGTCGAAGAGCATCGCATCGCGCTTGATTCGCCAGTGGTGCACTACCTCCCTGCATTCGCACTGGGAAAGGGAGAGAAGCGCGCCGTCACAGTGCGCAATCTGCTGCTGCACGATGCCGGGTTTCCCGCGGACCCTGTCCCACCGCTCTGGATGGGTCCGCGCGGCCGAGATGGAGCGATCGCGCGGGCGCTCGCGGCAAACCTCGATACGGTACCGGGAGCGAGATACGTCTACTCCGATCTCAGCGCGATCACGCTCGCGGCCATTCTCGAGTCGGTGTATCACGAACGGCTCGACCGGCTCTTCGCCGAGCGGGTGACCGGTCCGCTGGGACTGCCGCGGATGCGATTTCTCCCGCCGGGAGCGTGGCGCGACAACATCGCGCCGACCGAGATCGAGAAGTTGCCATTTCGCGGCGACTCGGCGCTTCGCGGAACGGTGCATGACGAGAACGCCTGGTGGCTCGACGGAGTCTCCGGTCACGCCGGACTCTTCAGCGACGCCGACGACGCGCTGCGCTTTGGTGAGTGGGCGCTGGCCGGCTCCCTCGGCGAGCATGTCACGGGCACGCTGCAGCCGCCGGCGGAGTTTGCCAGCTGGACGGTCCGGCAGAACCAGCCAGCGGGATCGTCCCGGGCGATCGGGTGGGACACGCCCTCGGGGATTTCGTCGGCTGGTCACTACATGTCGGCGCGGAGCTTCGGCCACACCGGGTTCACCGGGACGTCGATCTGGATCGACCCGGAGCACCAGGTCGTGATCGTCCTGCTGACCAATCGGGTGAATCCGACGCGGAATACGCCGAAATTCGGCCAGATTCGTGGAGTGGTGGCCGATGCGGTGATGCGATCGCTCTTTCCCGATATCCAGCCGCGATAG
- a CDS encoding glycoside hydrolase family 3 N-terminal domain-containing protein, with protein sequence MHRSLILIGLASLIVSCGHPAPAVAPAPAVPSPVLRAAASPTDEARVQHLLDSLPLRDKIAQLVMPWITGTYEPIDGAEMKQALMWVDSLHVGGTIMSVGSPTEIAAKLNALQRAAPLPLLVASDLEGGTTLRFVGGTPFPTQMGVGAGGREDDAYQMGRITALEGRAVGIHVAFAPVADVNSNPDNPIINTRSFGGDPKMVARFVAATIRGIRDNGMFATAKHFPGHGDTETDSHLSLPTITAGWTRFDTLELVPFRAAIAAGVDAVMSAHIALPALDPGEHRPGTLAPPILTGILRDSLHFNGLVTTDALNMGAIVKEVGADEAPVLAFLAGSDLLLMPSDVGRAISSMERAVNSGRIPMSRINESARRVLEMKARLGLFEQREVDLNHVSSVVDRAEFRATGEAVTQRSITLLKDSLGMVDAMRGAAQSICLVSMADNGVALGATLTTELRRKGFTVRGVTLPLLADSATRDSVLRLVNQSTTVVIAAAVKVTSGKGTIALPEGAAQTIDTIAAHHPTLLISFGSPYLISQVPAVQAYLLAWTANPTSEMAVARALTGQAPISGKSPIVIPPSWPIGTGVQRGAP encoded by the coding sequence ATGCATCGATCTCTCATCCTCATTGGGCTGGCGTCGCTGATCGTATCGTGCGGGCACCCGGCACCCGCCGTCGCTCCGGCACCGGCCGTGCCGAGTCCGGTCCTGCGTGCCGCCGCATCGCCCACGGACGAAGCGCGCGTCCAGCATCTGCTCGACTCACTCCCGCTGCGCGACAAGATCGCCCAGCTGGTGATGCCGTGGATCACCGGCACCTACGAGCCGATCGACGGTGCCGAGATGAAGCAGGCGCTCATGTGGGTCGACTCGCTGCACGTGGGCGGGACCATCATGTCGGTCGGATCGCCCACCGAGATTGCAGCGAAGTTGAATGCCTTGCAGCGCGCCGCGCCACTCCCCCTCCTGGTCGCAAGCGATCTCGAAGGGGGGACGACGCTCCGGTTCGTGGGCGGGACGCCGTTCCCGACCCAGATGGGCGTCGGTGCCGGCGGCCGGGAGGACGACGCGTATCAGATGGGGCGGATCACCGCCCTGGAGGGGCGTGCGGTTGGGATTCACGTGGCGTTCGCGCCGGTGGCCGACGTCAACAGCAATCCCGACAATCCGATCATCAACACGCGATCGTTCGGCGGCGACCCGAAGATGGTCGCCCGCTTTGTCGCCGCGACGATCCGCGGGATCCGCGACAACGGCATGTTCGCCACCGCCAAGCATTTCCCCGGGCATGGCGACACCGAGACCGATTCGCATCTCTCCCTCCCGACGATCACCGCCGGGTGGACGCGGTTCGACACACTGGAGCTGGTGCCGTTCCGCGCGGCGATCGCGGCTGGCGTCGACGCGGTGATGTCGGCGCACATCGCGCTCCCCGCGCTCGACCCCGGCGAGCATCGACCGGGGACGCTCGCGCCGCCGATCCTCACCGGAATTCTCCGCGACTCGCTGCACTTCAACGGCCTCGTCACCACCGACGCGCTCAACATGGGGGCGATCGTGAAGGAAGTCGGCGCCGATGAAGCGCCGGTCCTCGCCTTCCTCGCCGGCTCCGATCTGCTGCTGATGCCGTCCGACGTGGGCCGCGCGATCAGCTCGATGGAACGTGCGGTCAACAGCGGACGGATCCCGATGAGCCGGATCAATGAATCGGCGCGCCGGGTGCTCGAAATGAAGGCGCGCCTCGGGCTCTTCGAACAGCGCGAGGTCGATCTCAACCATGTCTCGTCAGTCGTTGACCGGGCCGAATTCCGCGCCACGGGCGAAGCAGTGACGCAGCGGTCAATCACATTGCTCAAGGATTCGCTCGGGATGGTGGATGCGATGCGCGGCGCCGCGCAATCGATCTGCCTCGTGAGCATGGCGGACAACGGTGTCGCCCTCGGCGCAACACTGACGACCGAGTTGCGACGCAAGGGCTTCACTGTCCGCGGCGTCACGCTGCCGCTCCTCGCCGACTCGGCGACGCGCGATTCGGTGCTCCGCCTGGTGAATCAATCGACCACGGTGGTCATCGCCGCGGCGGTCAAGGTCACATCGGGCAAGGGGACGATCGCGCTTCCCGAGGGTGCAGCGCAGACGATCGACACCATCGCCGCGCATCATCCGACGCTGCTGATTTCGTTCGGGTCACCGTACCTGATCTCGCAGGTCCCGGCGGTGCAGGCGTACCTGCTGGCGTGGACCGCGAACCCGACCAGCGAAATGGCGGTCGCACGCGCGCTCACCGGACAGGCACCGATCAGCGGAAAATCGCCGATCGTGATCCCGCCGTCGTGGCCGATCGGTACCGGCGTGCAGCGCGGCGCGCCGTGA
- a CDS encoding DUF1343 domain-containing protein produces MHCTRFRHFGWLVIAALAGCGPSASAAPVPQHPAVRPGIDVLLTDSLHLVRGKRLGLVTNVAAVDARGVSDISRIRGAGLTLVALFAPEHGLTESAAPGARVNSQTDSGTGTPIYSLYGRTTAPTDSMLRGIDLLLVDLPDVGARYYSYLATTVGVLQAAAAHHIPVVILDRPNPLGDVIEGNILDTAFASMVGRIAVPIRHGLTLGEESRLAMSDLHVPAALTVVPVAGWRRSIGFDETGLPFRAPSPNLQTLMAVRAYPGLCLVEGTSLSVGRGTDAAFLQFGAPWLDTAVVLGAIRNVHLAGVEFRGVVFRPHAPGDGKFAETEVNGIRLVITDPKTFRPVTAIVNLLAILERVYPDKVAIGGSFDRLAGGPTLRQALLRGESAQAIIASWREGLTAYRHRAAPFLLYPGELQE; encoded by the coding sequence ATGCATTGCACTCGCTTCAGGCACTTCGGGTGGTTGGTCATTGCCGCGCTCGCCGGATGCGGTCCGTCCGCCAGCGCGGCGCCGGTGCCGCAGCATCCTGCGGTGCGCCCCGGAATCGACGTCCTCCTCACCGACTCGTTGCACCTCGTCCGCGGCAAGCGATTGGGCCTGGTCACCAACGTCGCCGCGGTCGACGCGCGCGGCGTGAGCGACATCAGCCGCATCCGGGGCGCCGGACTCACGCTGGTTGCCCTCTTTGCCCCCGAGCATGGGCTGACTGAATCCGCGGCGCCAGGGGCCCGCGTCAACTCGCAGACCGACTCCGGCACCGGCACGCCAATTTACTCACTCTACGGTCGGACCACCGCGCCCACCGACTCGATGCTGCGCGGCATTGATCTCCTCCTTGTCGACCTCCCCGACGTCGGCGCTCGCTACTACAGCTACCTTGCGACCACCGTCGGCGTGTTGCAAGCCGCGGCGGCGCATCACATTCCCGTCGTGATACTCGATCGCCCCAATCCGCTGGGCGATGTCATTGAGGGCAACATTCTCGATACCGCCTTTGCCTCCATGGTGGGCCGGATCGCCGTGCCGATCCGCCATGGCCTGACGCTCGGCGAGGAGTCGCGGCTCGCAATGTCTGATCTTCATGTACCCGCAGCGCTAACCGTCGTTCCCGTGGCTGGGTGGCGCCGATCAATCGGCTTCGACGAGACCGGTCTTCCGTTTCGCGCGCCGAGCCCCAACCTGCAGACTCTCATGGCGGTGCGAGCGTATCCCGGGCTCTGTCTCGTTGAAGGGACGTCGCTCTCCGTGGGGCGGGGAACTGACGCGGCCTTTCTCCAGTTCGGCGCCCCATGGCTCGATACCGCTGTCGTTCTGGGCGCGATCCGGAACGTGCATCTCGCCGGCGTCGAGTTTCGCGGCGTCGTGTTTCGGCCGCATGCGCCGGGCGATGGCAAGTTTGCCGAAACAGAAGTCAACGGCATTCGGCTCGTCATCACCGATCCGAAGACGTTCCGGCCGGTGACGGCGATAGTCAACCTCCTGGCGATTCTCGAGCGAGTTTATCCTGACAAGGTCGCGATTGGCGGATCATTCGATCGGCTCGCCGGTGGCCCCACGCTCCGCCAGGCGCTCCTCCGCGGTGAGTCGGCCCAGGCGATTATCGCCTCCTGGCGGGAGGGGCTCACCGCGTATCGCCACCGTGCGGCGCCGTTCCTTCTCTACCCGGGCGAACTGCAGGAATAG
- a CDS encoding CDP-alcohol phosphatidyltransferase family protein: protein MTELVSGAISAYHRGTAPLVRALLRSGITPNSITTVGALLIALSAVAYGYGHMHWGGGLLLASGILDTLDGSVARLGQRTTKWGAFYDSTLDRMGDGALFVGLASWMIYARDISLRELSIIACLLGILSSLLVSYMRARAESLGMDGKVGIAQRAERILGLGLTTIVFGSNWHAVPITVVLTILTVLSLVTVVQRFVHVRRQAIAADIT, encoded by the coding sequence GTGACAGAACTGGTCAGCGGGGCGATCAGCGCATATCACCGCGGGACGGCGCCGCTGGTGCGGGCACTGCTGCGCAGCGGGATTACCCCCAATTCCATCACCACCGTTGGCGCCCTGCTGATCGCGCTCTCCGCAGTGGCCTACGGTTATGGACACATGCACTGGGGCGGGGGACTGCTCCTCGCCTCCGGGATCCTCGACACTCTCGACGGATCAGTCGCCAGGCTCGGTCAGCGAACGACCAAGTGGGGGGCGTTCTACGACTCCACCCTCGATCGGATGGGTGACGGGGCGCTCTTCGTCGGCCTGGCGTCGTGGATGATCTATGCGCGCGACATCTCGCTGCGCGAGCTCTCGATCATCGCCTGTCTCCTCGGGATTCTCTCGTCGCTGCTGGTGTCCTACATGCGGGCGCGGGCGGAGAGCCTCGGCATGGATGGCAAGGTCGGGATCGCGCAACGGGCCGAGCGCATCCTGGGACTGGGTCTGACCACGATCGTCTTCGGCTCCAATTGGCACGCAGTTCCGATTACTGTGGTGCTCACTATCCTGACCGTGCTGTCGCTGGTGACGGTCGTTCAACGATTCGTGCACGTGCGCCGGCAGGCGATCGCGGCCGATATCACGTAA
- a CDS encoding inositol-3-phosphate synthase — translation MCVGLGAVASTFIAGVELTRRGLAKPYGSLTQMATIRLGKRTDNRAPLIRDFVPLAKLDDLVFAAWDPVPDDAYRSCLHCGVFDKHDHVEPIRAFLEGIKPMPAAFDQAYVKRLEGTNVKKGKNKRDLAEQLRKDIRDFKEKSGVSRCVMVWCASTEIFIVPGATHETLAAFEAAMEANDPSIAPSMLYAWAALMEGVPFANGAPNLTCDIGAITQLARDKGLAIGGKDFKTGQTMIKTVLAPMFKARMLGVAGWYSTNILGNRDGEVLDDPESFKTKEESKLGVLEFILQPKLHPELYGNLFHKVRINYYPPRGDNKEGWDNIDIFGWCGYPMQIKVDFLCRDSILAAPLVLDLALFFDLAQRAGMSGVQEWLSFYFKSPQATPGLYPEHDLFIQQTKLKNTLRWMMGEDVITHLGQDYPQDAE, via the coding sequence ATGTGCGTCGGCCTCGGCGCCGTGGCCTCCACCTTCATCGCCGGGGTCGAACTCACGCGGCGCGGCCTCGCGAAACCGTACGGTTCGCTCACGCAGATGGCGACGATTCGCCTCGGCAAGCGCACCGACAACCGCGCGCCGCTGATTCGTGACTTCGTCCCGCTCGCCAAGCTGGACGATCTGGTGTTTGCGGCGTGGGATCCGGTTCCTGATGACGCATATCGCTCGTGCCTGCACTGCGGCGTCTTCGACAAGCACGATCATGTCGAGCCGATTCGGGCGTTCCTCGAGGGGATCAAACCGATGCCCGCGGCGTTCGATCAGGCGTACGTCAAGCGCCTTGAGGGAACCAACGTCAAGAAGGGCAAGAACAAGCGCGACCTCGCCGAACAACTGCGCAAGGACATCCGCGACTTCAAGGAGAAGAGCGGCGTGTCGCGCTGCGTCATGGTCTGGTGCGCCTCGACCGAGATCTTCATCGTCCCAGGCGCGACCCATGAAACGCTGGCTGCGTTCGAAGCGGCGATGGAGGCCAACGATCCGTCGATCGCGCCTTCAATGCTCTACGCCTGGGCCGCGCTGATGGAAGGGGTGCCGTTCGCCAACGGCGCGCCCAATCTCACCTGCGACATCGGGGCGATCACCCAACTGGCGCGCGACAAGGGGCTCGCCATCGGCGGGAAGGATTTCAAGACCGGCCAGACGATGATCAAGACCGTGCTCGCGCCGATGTTCAAGGCGCGGATGCTCGGCGTCGCCGGCTGGTACTCCACCAACATTCTCGGCAATCGCGACGGCGAAGTCCTCGACGATCCCGAGTCGTTCAAGACCAAGGAAGAGTCCAAGCTCGGCGTCCTCGAGTTCATCCTGCAGCCGAAGCTTCATCCCGAACTGTACGGCAATCTCTTCCACAAGGTGCGGATCAACTACTATCCGCCGCGCGGCGACAACAAGGAGGGATGGGACAACATCGACATCTTCGGGTGGTGCGGCTACCCGATGCAGATCAAGGTCGATTTCCTCTGTCGCGATTCGATCCTCGCCGCGCCGCTGGTCCTCGATCTTGCGCTCTTCTTCGACCTGGCGCAGCGCGCCGGGATGAGCGGTGTGCAGGAGTGGCTGTCGTTCTACTTCAAGAGTCCGCAGGCGACGCCCGGCCTCTATCCCGAACACGACCTCTTCATCCAGCAGACCAAGCTCAAGAACACGCTGCGCTGGATGATGGGTGAGGATGTCATCACCCATCTCGGCCAGGACTACCCGCAGGACGCCGAGTAG
- a CDS encoding DUF47 family protein: MALRLLPRDERFFDLFTSLAKTSVDGSRHLAELFRREDDDRWQLVEAIKRVEHDADDITHSIVTRLDRTFITPFDPEDIHLLASRLDDIMDRIDSTARLTRIFRVAEVPEGALLMCDAIHRTTQKVLIAVEALKDGSSDTVLAACREIKKFEEEGDALYYLWLGRLFEDRHDPITVITWKELYDTLEKTLDSAEDAANVLESVTIKHG, from the coding sequence ATGGCCCTTCGACTCCTTCCGCGCGATGAACGCTTCTTCGACCTCTTCACGTCACTGGCGAAGACGTCGGTGGACGGGTCGCGTCACCTCGCCGAACTCTTCCGGCGTGAAGACGACGATCGCTGGCAACTGGTGGAGGCGATCAAGCGCGTCGAACACGACGCCGACGATATCACCCATTCAATCGTCACCCGTCTCGACCGCACCTTCATCACGCCGTTCGATCCCGAGGATATCCATCTCCTCGCCTCCCGCCTCGATGACATCATGGATCGGATCGACAGCACGGCACGCCTCACGCGGATCTTCCGCGTGGCCGAGGTGCCCGAGGGAGCGCTGCTGATGTGCGATGCGATTCACCGTACCACGCAGAAGGTGCTCATCGCGGTCGAGGCGCTCAAGGATGGGTCGTCCGATACGGTGCTCGCGGCGTGCCGTGAGATCAAGAAGTTCGAAGAGGAAGGCGACGCGCTCTACTATCTCTGGCTCGGCCGACTTTTCGAAGACCGGCACGATCCGATCACGGTGATCACCTGGAAGGAGTTGTACGACACGCTCGAGAAGACGCTCGACAGCGCCGAAGACGCCGCCAACGTCCTCGAGTCGGTCACCATCAAGCATGGGTGA
- a CDS encoding inorganic phosphate transporter: MDHNLTFVLLVIVVALLFDFSNGFHDSANSIATVVATRVLSPRWAVLWAATFNFLAAFVVGTAVAQTFAHGLINPNIVSPTLVFSALLGAIGWNLITWWLGLPSSSSHALMGGYAGAALAKAGFSAIIVAGWIKPILGIVVSPLLGMVLGLTLSIVLSWSLWKQNGRKMEHLFRRLQLLSAGLYSFSHGSNDAQKTMGIIVGLLVASQELFVGQRGVLHKLHVTNSDGIPVWVVVICYGAIAAGTAMGGWRIVRTMGTRITKLRPFDGFCAETGGAATVLFASHLGVPVSTTHTITGAIVGVGASKRAAAVRWNVASQIVWAWILTIPAAALIAAIVFEILPK, from the coding sequence ATGGATCACAACCTGACCTTCGTCCTGCTGGTCATCGTTGTGGCGCTCCTCTTCGATTTCAGCAACGGTTTCCACGACAGCGCCAACTCGATCGCCACCGTCGTCGCCACGCGCGTGCTGTCGCCGAGGTGGGCGGTACTCTGGGCCGCGACGTTCAACTTTCTGGCCGCATTCGTTGTCGGGACCGCCGTGGCGCAGACGTTCGCTCACGGCCTGATCAACCCGAACATCGTCTCTCCGACGCTGGTGTTCTCGGCCCTCCTCGGCGCGATCGGATGGAACCTCATCACCTGGTGGCTCGGCCTGCCGAGCTCGTCATCGCACGCGCTCATGGGGGGCTACGCCGGCGCCGCGCTCGCCAAGGCCGGCTTCAGCGCGATCATCGTCGCCGGATGGATCAAGCCGATCCTCGGGATCGTCGTCTCGCCGCTGCTCGGCATGGTCCTCGGACTGACGCTCTCCATCGTGCTGTCATGGTCGCTCTGGAAGCAGAACGGCCGGAAGATGGAGCATCTCTTCCGCAGGCTGCAGCTCCTCTCGGCGGGACTCTATTCGTTCAGCCACGGCTCCAACGACGCGCAGAAGACGATGGGGATCATCGTCGGACTTCTGGTCGCATCGCAGGAACTCTTCGTGGGTCAGCGCGGCGTGTTGCACAAGCTGCATGTCACCAATTCCGACGGCATACCGGTCTGGGTCGTGGTGATCTGCTATGGTGCCATCGCGGCGGGGACGGCGATGGGCGGTTGGCGCATCGTGCGGACGATGGGGACGCGGATTACCAAGCTTCGTCCCTTCGACGGATTCTGCGCGGAAACTGGCGGTGCAGCGACGGTGCTCTTCGCCTCGCATTTGGGCGTGCCCGTAAGCACCACGCACACCATCACCGGCGCGATCGTCGGCGTCGGGGCGTCGAAGCGCGCCGCGGCCGTCCGGTGGAATGTGGCGAGTCAGATCGTCTGGGCGTGGATTCTCACGATCCCTGCCGCCGCTCTGATCGCGGCGATCGTCTTCGAGATCCTGCCGAAATAA